In Taeniopygia guttata chromosome 2, bTaeGut7.mat, whole genome shotgun sequence, one genomic interval encodes:
- the NBEAL2 gene encoding neurobeachin-like protein 2, with translation MASPRERLCELWMLYFAKKDLSYLQQWLEAFVASFERVIALPSLEPRRPEEAGSEIPALPREVLQVLSQRLGHSVALGTRDGDRGTGLGQALLLLKFFIIICRNLENIQPDRSPGCLPHVLRLLRLCGSQLRSIPGDERSRAQLENKGTRLENGTQLESQQNGAQLENGAQLEKGTRPENGTQLESQQNGAQLENGAQLEKGTRPENGTQLENRTQLENGMLHALHLCECFLDPYQTWRRQLSGESISSKEKSKYKFAPAPLPPEFGAFFQESFQGGKQLPETIQLRIIHLFGAILSGSKPNALQAITPAALDVLLGVLQRGGGGAPPCPALQEATLRSVVAAVHVLHGSSPGAGPVSLRSLLDGYFRVLNSDLPAASLAPEAAGGLIALRVLMLDAIPAMLSCQDRPVLQAVFLSNNCFEHIIRLLQNSKLYLSGSREAGEAQDEVPTWNGDGLQQVNASSSDAIAVHALGVLTAIMSNSPSAKEVFKERIGYTHLYEVLRSQGQPTQRLLQELLNMAVEGDHSSFPVRPIRNEQPLLILLGWLPALECRDLQVFLSAWLRRLCEASLPSRLTCVKAGMVGSLLGALATEPALPSACSQNLLELLRSLGSLSIRPGELRQLLRLLRRERGRGPHPYVAPVIRALSGMARGEGPPRALQSFDLSPGMAGIMVPTIQKWPGGAFAFHAWLCLSEEEPEPLARPKRRQLYSFFTAGGTGFEAFFTAGGVLVVAVCTKKDYMTVALPEFAFNDSAWHCVDIVHVAGRRPFGQNIVSIYADGHLRKTAQLRFPSLHESFTSCCIGSAGHRTTTTAATAASHAPAPHGPELVFTQHPVLGRSQSVPATLGPHSWTPTQLPTEGVVATTAAGSQDTEWGSPTSLEGHLGSVAIFCEALQQAQVKALFCAGPNVTSPFTLEGDLVELSSKLLLYYTPQACRNNICLDLSPSHGLDGRLTGHKVVNWDIKDVVNCVGGMGVLLPLLEQVVSKTEEPEDEQETNDLVGPELTSSRNAQGMLIPLGKSSESRLERNSVAAFLLLVKNFLRNHAVNQESLVQCHGPAIIGALLHKVPGTLLDMSTLMASQILMEQVASEGSGLLLHLLYQHLLFDFRIWSNSDFAVRLGHIQYLASVVKDHKQRIRKKYGVQFVLDSIRTYYGEKTTATDDIRTVQTSLFSLVKDFFCRSFSGEEMQSLLNYLAGAQDEQQVCGALEVIHSLLKGSPAQEQLFAFLFEPGHVELLFSLLVQKRFSDEVRERVFKVLYKMLKYEKVPERSKSRLKLKDIGYHGLISYLSDIPGSMLLFRCLSEQVLGADPPNYKDLVAVVYLSHRAELSIRLDICRKLFHLIYAQQDLVKQLARLAGWQDTLTKLYVKESYECRQRSLSTAGCPELLRLSEPSAKDRMSPPPAELQELDVFLPLGYEASDQELSEGFSDHSISPSGRTKSFHSYNFKSFDSSDRASRSSSNPGDGPAFDGVYHPLSPFSTSPFELGLDLASTSSMATAESGTQTPASGPGTPSPLESFKPFPGMRARKSSSLSNVLDESSYQDVLPSDNVSNTSNPQQTPEEELCNLLTNIIFSVTWRGVEGWDEAAWRERGQVFSVLTKLGTACELVRPPDEIKRSLLEMMLESALTDLKESGPAALPGLTHNALKLLRLLQDFLFSEGHNNQALWSEKIYEGVSSLLDKLGVWHHLADGTSDLKEMAQTGLRVLVGYILLQDPQLHSPAYVKLHSLLQTTSAPRRDEACYLLGKLETPLRRSLDSRSETFSWLVPIIRTLMDQCYETLQLQQFLPSLPPTNGSPTFYEDFQLFCTTPEWRGFIEKHVQPTMAQFEMDTFARSHDLMSNFWNACYDALMSSSQRREQEKAASRKLFQELVLEPAAKRCKAENARHANVLKQTNNHHSTMLKQWRSLCRLLTSPRSAWADRNPPEVRWKLSSAETYSRMRLKLVPNLNFDQHLEASALRDNLGADHLQNPTESLPLAMAKEAKVSELEDDQLAEEDLPVLDNQAEPKEQNQREKLVVSEDCELITTVAVVPGRLEVTTQHVYFYDGSSEKEETEGGIGYDFKRPLSHLREVHLRRYNLRRSALELFFIDQANYFLNFRKKVRNKVYSCILGLRPPNQTYFGSRSPQELLKASGLTQKWVLREISNFEYLMQLNTIAGRTYNDLSQYPVFPWILQDYVSETLDLTNPAVFRDLSKPIGVANERHARDVKEKYESFEDPTGTVDKFHYGTHYSNAAGVMHYLIRTEPFTTLHIQLQSGRFDCSDRQFHSVPAAWQARMENPVDVKELIPEFFYFPEFLENQNGFDLGCLQLSNEKVGDVVLPRWARSREDFIHQHRKALESEYVSAHLHEWIDLIFGYKQRGPAAVEALNVFYYCTYEGAVDLDAITDETQRKALEGIISNFGQTPCQLLKEPHPARLSAESAARRLAHLDTRSPNVFENLGQLKSFFVEGISDGVALVQAVVPKNQAHSFITQGSPDILVTVSANGLLGTHNWLPYDKNISNYFSFTKDPTVTNAKTQRFLQGPFAPGADLSSCTLAVSPDGKLLFSGGHWDNSLRVTSLAKGKVVGHITRHIDVVTCLSLDLCGIYLISGSRDTTCMVWQVLQQGGFSSGLAPKPVQVLYGHDAEVTCVAISTELDMAVSGSKDGTIITHTVRRGLFIRSLRPPGESCPPAVLSHLAVGPEGQVVAQTAVGQPSCSKERFALHLYSVNGKLLSSVPLDREVTAMCLTEDFVVLGTSECGLEIRELQSLRAAVPPVPMRVPVHSVSVTKERSHILVGLEDGKLIVVGAGQPAEVRPGQFHRRLWRSTRRISQVSAGETEYNPSEGRA, from the exons ATGGCTTCTCCCCGGGAGCGGCTCTGCGAGCTCTGGATGCTCTACTTCGCCAAG AAGGACCTGTCCTACCTGCAGCAGTGGCTGGAGGCCTTCGTCGCCAGCTTCGAGAGGGTCATCGCCCTGCCCTCGCTGGAGCCCcgcag GCCCGAGGAGGCGGGCTCGGAGATCCCGGCGCTGCCGCgggaggtgctgcaggtgctgagCCAGAGGTTGGGGCACAGCGTGGCCCTGGGGACGCGCGACGGGGACCGGGGGACGGGGCTGGGCcaggccctgctgctcctcaagTTCTTCATCATCATCTGCAG GAacctggagaacatccagccCGACCGGAGCCCCGGCTGCCTCCCGCACGTGCTGCGGCTGCTGCGCCTCTGCGGGAGCCAG CTGCGGAGCATCCCGGGGGACGAGCGGAGccgggcacagctggaaaacaagGGGACACGGCTGGAAAATGGGACACAGCTGGAGAGCCAGCAGAatggggcacagctggaaaatggggcacagctggaaaagggGACACGGCCAGAAAACGGGACACAGCTGGAGAGCCAGCAGAatggggcacagctggaaaatggggcacagctggaaaagggGACACGGCCGGAAAATGGGACACAGCTGGAAAACCGGACCCAGCTGGAAAACGGGATGCTCCACGCCCTGCACCTCTGCGAGTGCTTCCTCGACCCCTACCAGACCTGGCGGCGGCAGCTGAGCGG GGAATCCATCAGCTCCAAGGAGAAGAGCAAATACAAGTTCGCAcccgccccgctgccccccgAGTTCGGTGCCTTTTTCCAAG agAGTTTCCAAGGTGGGAAGCAGCTCCCGGAAACAATCCAGCTCCGGATTATCCATCTTTTTGGAGCCATCCTCTCCGGATCCAAG CCCAACGCGCTCCAGGCCATCACGCCGGCGGCgctggatgtgctgctgggggtgctgcagcGGGGCGGCGGTGGGGCCCCCCCGTGCCCCGCGCTGCAGGAGGCGACACTGCGCTCTGTGGTGGCCGCGGTGCATGTCCTGCACGGCTCCAGCCCCGGCGCCGGCCCCGTGTCCCTGCGGAGCCTCCTGGATGGATATTTCAGGGTGCTCAACTCCGACCTGCCCGCGGCCTCCCTGGCGCCCGAGGCGGCCGGCGGCCTCATCGCCCTGCGGGTGCTCATGTTGG ACGCCATCCCGGCCATGCTGAGCTGCCAGGACCGGCCGGTGCTCCAGGCCGTGTTCCTCAGCAACAACTGCTTCGAGCACATCATCCGCCTCCTCCAGAACAGCAAG CTCTACCTCAGCGGCTCGCGGGAGGCGGGTGAAGCCCAGGACGAGGTTCCCACGTGGAACGGGGATGGACTCCAGCAG GTCAACGCCAGCAGCTCCGACGCCATCGCTGTCCATGCCCTTGGGGTGCTCACGGCCATCATGAGCAACTCGCCATCAGCCAAG GAGGTGTTCAAGGAGCGCATCGGCTACACCCACCTCTACGAGGTGCTGAGGAGCCAGGGCCAGCCCACCCAGCgtctgctccaggagctcctcaACATG gcagtGGAGGGTGACCACAGCTCCTTCCCGGTGCGTCCCATCCGCAACGAGCAGCCCCTGCTGatcctgctgggctggctgccGGCATTGGAATGCCGGGATCTCCAGGTGTTCCTGTCAGCGTGGCTGCGGCGGCTCTGCGAGGCCTCCCTGCCCAGCCGCCTCACCTGCGTCAAGGCGGGCATGGTGGGCTCCCTGCTGGGCGCCCTGGCCACCGAGCCGGCGCTTCCCAGCGCCTGCTCCCAAaacctgctggagctgctgcgcTCCTTGGGCAGCCTCTCCATCCGGCCCGGGGAGCTGCGGCAGCTCCTGCGGCTGCTGCGGcgcgagcggggccgggggccgcATCCCTACGTGGCTCCGGTCATCCGGGCGCTGTCCGGCATGGCCAGGGGCGAGGGGCCTCCCCGGGCGCTGCAGAGCTTCGACCTGAGCCCCGGCATGGCCGGGATCATGGTGCCCACCATCCAGAAGTGGCCCGGCGGCGCCTTCGCCTTCCACGCCTGGCTGTGCCTGAGCGAGGAGGAGCCAGAGCCGCTGGCGAGGCCGAAGAGGAGGCAGCTCTACAG CTTCTTCACGGCGGGCGGGACGGGCTTTGAGGCGTTCTTCACCGCGGGCGGCGTGCTGGTGGTGGCCGTGTGCACCAAGAAGGACTACATGACAGTGGCACTGCCCGAGTTTGCCTTCAACGACTCTGCTTGG CACTGCGTTGACATCGTCCACGTTGCCGGCCGCCGGCCCTTCGGCCAGAACATCGTCAGCATCTACGCCGACGGACACCTGCGGAAAACGGCGCAGCTCCGCTTCCCCTCCCTCCACGAG TCCTTCACCTCCTGCTGCATCGGCTCCGCAGGCCACCGGACCACCACGACGGCGGCCACCGCTGCCAGCCACGCGCCGGCACCGCACGGGCCGGAGCTGGTCTTCACCCAGCACCCTGTGCTGGGACGCTCCCAGTCTGTCCCCGCCACCCTTGGTCCCCACTCTTGGACTCCCACCCAGCTGCCCACGGAAGGGGTGGTGGCCACCACGGCAGCTGGAAGCCAGGACACGGAGTGGGGCAGCCCCACCTCGCTGGAGGGTCACCTGGGCTCCGTGGCCATCTTCTGCGAGGCTCTGCAGCAAGCCCAGGTCAAGGCTCTCTTCTGTGCAG GACCAAATGTCACATCCCCGTTCACGCTGGAAGGTGACTTGGTGGAGCTCAGCAGTAAACTCTTGCTGTACTACACCCCCCAG GCCTGCAGGAACAACATCTGCTTGGACCTCTCTCCCAGCCACGGATTGGACGGGAGGCTGACAGGACACAAGGTGGTCAACTGGGACATCAAG gaCGTGGTCAACTGCGTGGGTGGGATGGGggtgctcctgcccctgctcgAGCAAGTGGTGTCCAAGACGGAGGAGCCCGAGGATGAGCAGGAGACCAACGACCTGGTGGGGCCGGAGCTGACGTCCTCCAGGAACGCCCAGGGCATGCTCATCCCGCTGGGAAAGTCCTCGG agagcaggctGGAGAGGAACAGCGTGGCCgccttcctgctgctggtgaAGAACTTCCTGCGGAACCACGCCGTGAACCAGGAGAGCCTGGTGCAGTGCCACGGGCCGGCCATCATCGGAGCGCTGCTGCACAAG GTCCCTGGCACGCTGCTGGACATGAGCACCTTGATGGCCTCGCAGATCCTCATGGAGCAGGTGGCTTCTGAGGGCAGCGGGCTCCTGCTGCACCTCCTCTACCAGCACCTCCTCTTCGACTTCCGCATCTGGAGCAACAGCGACTTCGCCGTGCGCTTAG GTCACATCCAGTACCTGGCCAGCGTGGTCAAGGACCACAAGCAGCGCATCCGCAAGAAGTACGGGGTGCAGTTCGTCCTGGACTCCATCCGGACCTACTACGG GGAGAAGACCACGGCCACCGATGACATCAGGACGGTGCAGACATCCCTTTTCAGCCTGGTGAAGGATTTCTTCTGCAGGAGCTTCTCCGGGGAGGAGATGCAGAGCTTGCTGAACTACCTGGCAGGGGCACAGGACGAGCAGCAG GTCTGTGGGGCACTGGAGGTGATCCACAGCCTGCTGaagggctccccagcccaggagcagctcttCGCCTTCCTCTTCGAGCCGGGCCATGTGgagctgctcttttccctgctggTGCAGAAGAGGTTCTCGGATGAAGTGAGGGAAAGGGTCTTCAAG GTCCTCTACAAGATGCTGAAGTACGAGAAGGTCCCCGAGCGCAGCAAGAGCCGCCTGAAGCTGAAGGACATCGGGTACCACGGGCTCATCTCCTACCTCAGCGACATTCCCGGCTCCATGCTGCTCTTCCGCTGCCTCTCGGAGCAGGTCCTGGGGGCAG ACCCTCCCAACTACAAGGACCTGGTGGCCGTGGTGTACCTGTCCCACCGGGCTGAGCTGAGCATCCGACTCGACATCTGCCGCAAg ctcttcCACCTGATCTACGCGCAGCAGGACCTGGTGAAGCAGCTGGCCAGGCTGGCCGGCTGGCAGGACACGCTCACCAAGCTCTACGTGAAGGAGTCCTACGAGTGCCGCCAGCGCAGCCTGAGCACCGCGGGCTGCCCGGAGCTGCTGCGCCTGTCCGAGCCCTCCGCCAAGGACAGGATGagcccgccgcccgccgagCTCCAGGAGCTCGATGTCTTCCTCCCGCTGGGATACGAGGCCTCGGACCAGGAGCTCTCCGAGGGCTTCTCCGACCACTCCATCTCCCCGAGCGGCCGCACCAAGTCCTTCCACTCCTACAACTTCAAGTCCTTCGACTCCTCGGACCGGGCCAGCCGCTCGTCCTCCAACCCCGGGGACGGTCCCGCCTTCGACGGCGTCTACCACCCGCTGTCCCCCTTCTCCACCTCGCCCTTCGAGCTGGGGCTGGACCTGGCCAGCACCAGCTCCATGGCCACGGCCGAGAGCGGCACCCAGACCCCGGCCAGCGGCCCCGGCACCCCCTCACCCCTGGAGAGCTTCAAGCCCTTCCCGGGAATGCGAGCGCGCAagagctccagcctgtccaACGTCCTGGATGAGAGCAGCTACCAGGACGTGCTGCCCAGCGACAACGTCTCCAACACCAGCAACCCCCAG CAAACCCCCGAGGAGGAGCTGTGCAACCTCCTGACCAACATCATCTTCTCGGTGACGTGGCGCGGGGTCGAGGGCTGGGACGAGGCGGCCTGGAGGGAGCGTGGCCAGGTCTTCTCCGTGCTCACCAAGCTGGGCACGGCCTGCGAGCTGGTGCGGCCCCCGGACGAGATCAAGCGCAG cCTGCTGGAGATGATGCTGGAGTCGGCGCTGACGGACCTGAAGGAGTCGGGCCCGGCCGCGCTGCCCGGGCTCACCCACAACGCCCTGAAGCTGCTGCGGCTGCTCCAGGATTTCCTCTTCTCCGAGGGACACAACAACCAGGCGCTGTGGAGCGAGAAG ATCTACGAGGGGGTCAGCAGCCTGCTGGACAAGCTGGGCGTGTGGCACCACCTGGCCGACGGCACCTCCGACCTCAAGGAGATGGCGCAGACGGGGCTGCGGGTGCTGGTCGGGTACATCCTGCTGCAGGACCCCCAG CTGCACTCGCCGGCCTACGTGAAGCTGCACAGCCTCCTGCAGACCACATCAGCCCCACGGCGGGACGAGGCCTGTTACCTGCTGGGGAAGCTGGAGACGCCCCTGCGGCGCTCCCTGGATTCCAGGTCGGAGACCTTCTCCTGGCTGGTGCCCATCATCCGCACGCTGATGGATCAGTGCTACGAgaccctgcagctgcagcagttcCTGCCCTCGCTGCCCCCCACCAACGGCAGCCCCACCTTCTACGAGGATTTCCAGCTCTTCTGCACCACCCCAGAGTGGAGGGGCTTCATCGAGAAGCAC GTGCAGCCCACCATGGCCCAGTTTGAGATGGACACGTTTGCCAGGAGCCACGACCTGATGTCCAATTTCTGGAACGCCTGTTACGATGCCTTGATGAGCAGCTCCCAGCGCCGGGAGCAGGAGAAGGCGGCCAGCCGCAAGTTGTTCCAG gagctggtgctggagccGGCGGCGAAGCGCTGCAAGGCGGAGAACGCCCGGCACGCCAACGTCCTCAAGCAGACCAACAACCACCACAGCACCATGCTCAAGCAGTGGCGCTCCCTGTGCCGCCTGCTCACCTCGCCCCGCTCCGCCTGGGCCGACCG GAACCCGCCGGAGGTTCGCTGGAAGCTGTCAAGTGCCGAGACCTACTCCCGGATGAGGCTGAAGCTGGTGCCCAACCTCAATTTCGACCAACACTTGGAGGCCAGCGCCCTACGGGACAATCTGG GAGCTGACCACCTCCAGAACCCCACCGAGTCCCTCCCGCTCGCCATGGCCAAGGAGGCCAAGGTGAGCGAGCTGGAGGATGACCAGCTGGCCGAGGAGGACCTCCCTGTCCTGGACAACCA GGCTGAGCCCAAGGAGCAGAACCAGCGGGAGAAGCTGGTGGTGTCGGAGGACTGCGAGCTCATCACCACGGTGGCCGTGGTCCCCGGGCGCCTGGAGGTGACAACCCAGCACGTTTATTTCTACGACGGCAGCAGCGAGAAGGAGGAGACGGAGGGAG GGATCGGCTACGACTTCAAGCGCCCTTTGTCCCACCTGCGCGAGGTCCACCTGCGCCGCTACAACCTGCGCCGCTCCGCCCTCGAGCTCTTCTTCATCGACCAGGCCAACTACTTCCTCAACTTCAGAAAGAAG GTGAGGAACAAGGTGTATTCCTGCATCCTTGGCCTGCGGCCCCCCAACCAGACCTACTTCGGCAGCCGGtccccccaggagctgctcaaaGCCTCGGGGCTCACGCAG aAATGGGTCCTGCGGGAGATCTCCAACTTCGAGTACCTCATGCAGCTGAACACCATCGCGGGCCGCACCTACAACGACCTGTCCCAGTACCCCGTG TTCCCCTGGATCCTGCAGGATTATGTCTCCGAGACCCTGGACCTCACCAACCCGGCCGTGTTCCGGGACCTGTCCAAGCCCATCGGGGTGGCCAACGAGCGGCACGCCCGCGACGTCAAGGAGAA GTACGAGAGCTTTGAGGACCCCACGGGCACGGTGGACAAGTTCCACTATGGCACTCACTACTCCAACGCCGCCGGGGTGATGCACTACCTGATCCGCACCGAGCCCTTCACCACCCTCCACATCCAGCTGCAGAGCGGCAG GTTTGACTGCTCGGACCGGCAGTTCCACTCGGTGCCGGCGGCGTGGCAAGCCCGCATGGAGAACCCTGTGGATGTCAAGGAGCTCATCCCGGAGTTCTTCTACTTCCCGGAGTTCCTGGAGAACCAGAACG GTTTTGACctgggctgcctgcagctctccaaTGAGAAGGTGGGGGACGTGGTGCTGCCGCGGTGGGCGCGCTCCCGCGAGGACTTCATCCACCAGCACCGCAAAGCCCTG GAGTCGGAATATGTCTCCGCCCACCTCCACGAGTGGATCGACCTCATTTTTGGGTACAAGCAGCGCGGCCCGGCCGCCGTGGAGGCCCTCAACGTCTTCTACTACTGCACCTACGAGG GGGCCGTGGACCTGGACGCCATCACCGACGAGACGCAGCGCAAAGCTCTGGAGGGCATCATCAGCAACTTCGGGCAGACGCCCTGCCAGCTGCTCAAG GAGCCGCACCCCGCCCGGCTGTCGGCAGAGAGCGCCGCCCGCAGGCTGGCACACCTGGACACCCGCTCCCCCAACGTCTTCGAGAACCTGGGCCAGCTCAAGTCCTTCTTTGTGGAG ggCATCAGCGATGGGGTGGCCCTGGTGCAGGCCGTGGTCCCCAAGAACCAAGCCCATTCCTTCATCACTCAGGGATCTCCCGACATCCTG gtcACCGTGAGTGCCAACGGCTTGTTGGGGACCCATAACTGGCTGCCCTACGACAAGAACATCTCCAACTACTTCAGCTTCACCAAAGACCCCACTGTCACCAACGCCAA GACCCAGCGCTTCCTGCAGGGCCCCTTCGCCCCCGGGGCCGACCTGAGCTCGTGCACGCTGGCCGTGTCCCCCGACGGGAAGCTGCTCTTCAGcgggggacactgggacaaCAGCCTCCGTGTCACCTCGCTGGCCAAGGGCAAGGTCGTGGGGCACATCACCCGGCACATAG ATGTTGTCACCTGCCTGTCGCTCGACCTCTGCGGCATCTACCTCATTTCTGGCTCACGGGACACCACCTGCATGGTGTGGCAGGTCCTACAGCAG GGTGGCTTTTCCAGCGGCTTGGCTCCCAAACCCGTCCAGGTGCTGTACGGCCACGACGCCGAGGTGACATGTGTGGCCATCAGCACCGAGCTGGACATGGCCGTGTCCGGCTCCAAG gaCGGCACCATCATCACCCACACCGTGCGCCGGGGGCTCTTCATCCGCTCCCTGCGGCCGCCCGGCGAGAGCTGTCCCCCCGCCGTCCTGTCCCACCTGGCCGTGGGCCCCGAGGGGCAGGTGGTGGCCCAAACCGCCGTGGGGCAGCCCTCCTGCTCCAAG GAGAGGTTCGCGCTGCACCTCTACTCCGTGAACGGGAAGCTCCTGTCCTCCGTCCCGCTGGACCGGGAGGTGACAGCCATGTGCCTGACCGAGGACTTCGTGGTGCTGGGGACCTCGGAGTGCGGGCTGGAGATCCGTGAGCTCCAGAG cctcagggcggccgtgccccccgtgcccatGCGGGTGCCCGTGCACAGCGTGTCCGTCACCAAGGAGAGGAGC